One Clostridia bacterium DNA segment encodes these proteins:
- the aroA gene encoding 3-phosphoshikimate 1-carboxyvinyltransferase, with protein MKKIKPLDSFDKKIQIPGDKSISHRAIILSSIAKGNSEIKNFVTSKDCMNTIECLRQSGVRIELDKNHIYVAGKGMKGLIPAKTTLYVGNSGTTIRLLSGLLSAQKFDSIIAGDESISKRPMDRIIHPLRLMGAKIWGQRDKYPPLKIKGSNLKGIDYISPVASAQVKSCILLAGLYANGTTVISEPFKSRDHTERMLEYLGADISVSENSVIIKGGNQLISRDINIPGDISSASFFIVAALTSKNSSLLIENVGINPTRTGIIDVLLNMGANIRILNKRIYNNEPVGDILVKSSHLKAVTIQKQTIPRVIDEIPILAVAASCAQGTTVIKDAQELKLKESDRINTISSELNKIGAKIQPKDDGMIIQGCRDFVASAQIDTHNDHRIAMAASIAGLNCKDGLTINNAECVDISFPGFFQLLEQLRL; from the coding sequence ATAAAGAAAATAAAACCTTTGGACTCATTTGACAAGAAGATCCAAATACCGGGGGATAAATCAATATCCCACAGGGCTATAATACTATCCTCAATAGCCAAAGGAAACTCTGAAATAAAAAATTTTGTTACCTCTAAAGACTGCATGAATACCATAGAATGCTTAAGACAATCAGGTGTTAGAATAGAACTAGATAAAAATCATATATATGTTGCCGGTAAAGGTATGAAAGGATTAATTCCAGCTAAAACTACACTTTACGTTGGCAATTCAGGTACTACCATACGTCTGCTATCCGGACTGTTATCCGCCCAAAAGTTTGACAGTATCATCGCCGGTGACGAATCTATATCAAAGCGCCCCATGGACAGAATAATCCATCCATTAAGGCTGATGGGAGCAAAAATATGGGGCCAACGAGATAAATATCCTCCCTTAAAAATAAAGGGCAGTAACTTAAAAGGGATAGATTATATTTCTCCGGTAGCAAGTGCCCAAGTCAAATCTTGCATTTTACTTGCCGGGCTTTATGCTAACGGTACTACAGTAATTAGCGAACCCTTTAAGTCTAGAGATCACACCGAGAGAATGCTTGAATACCTAGGAGCAGATATATCGGTTTCGGAAAATTCGGTTATAATTAAGGGAGGTAACCAACTTATCTCAAGGGACATCAACATACCAGGGGATATATCCTCTGCATCCTTTTTTATTGTAGCAGCCCTGACTTCCAAAAACTCTTCCCTCTTAATTGAAAATGTGGGTATAAACCCCACTAGGACAGGAATAATAGATGTACTGCTGAATATGGGTGCAAACATAAGAATATTGAATAAAAGAATATATAACAATGAACCTGTTGGGGATATATTGGTTAAATCTTCCCACCTCAAAGCCGTCACAATACAAAAACAGACAATTCCAAGGGTGATAGATGAAATACCCATACTGGCTGTCGCTGCCTCATGTGCTCAAGGAACTACTGTAATAAAGGATGCACAGGAACTAAAACTAAAGGAATCAGATAGAATAAACACCATATCATCTGAATTGAATAAAATAGGCGCAAAAATACAACCCAAAGATGACGGGATGATAATTCAAGGCTGCAGGGATTTTGTTGCTTCCGCCCAAATAGATACACATAATGACCATAGGATAGCCATGGCGGCATCCATCGCTGGACTAAACTGCAAAGATGGGCTCACCATAAACAATGCAGAATGTGTAGATATATCGTTTCCCGGGTTTTTCCAGTTATTAGAACAGCTGAGGTTATAA
- a CDS encoding prephenate dehydrogenase, whose translation MKYNKISIVGLGLIGGSLAKAISSSLQVEKIVAFDKDPENIKLALIGRTIDEGYVDINDSIKGSQIIFICTPIKKISGIIYEITSLIKHKCIITDVGSTKQFVLKQSGDAIRPPISFIGGHPMAGTEKSGYASASKHLFQNAYYILTPLPNTDRADIEFLKSLISRIGAIPIEMDAELHDSTVAAVSHLPHVISATLVNLVKKNSQNNIYINKLAAGGFKDITRISSSNPEIWKDICDANYNEIKNLLHQFIQMLHNFSFLLDKKDLKGIYDYFKQAKIFRDGWADKTKDVIYRTYDVILDIEDKPGIIGEITTILGNNNINIKNLSILNSREQERGCLNISFEDYQTRESAFNILKTQGYSCYKK comes from the coding sequence ATGAAATACAACAAAATATCCATAGTAGGACTAGGCCTCATTGGAGGCTCTCTCGCAAAAGCAATATCGTCTTCACTGCAAGTTGAAAAAATAGTAGCATTTGACAAAGATCCAGAAAACATAAAACTGGCATTGATAGGAAGAACAATTGATGAAGGATATGTGGATATCAACGATTCTATTAAAGGTTCACAAATTATATTCATATGTACTCCCATTAAAAAGATCTCCGGTATTATATATGAAATTACATCTTTAATAAAACATAAATGTATAATAACTGATGTGGGCAGCACAAAACAATTTGTTTTAAAACAATCAGGGGACGCCATTCGTCCCCCTATAAGTTTTATCGGAGGACACCCTATGGCAGGTACTGAAAAGTCAGGTTATGCCTCTGCCAGCAAACATTTGTTTCAAAATGCCTACTATATATTGACGCCCCTCCCAAATACAGATAGAGCAGATATAGAATTCCTAAAATCTCTTATATCCAGGATAGGGGCTATACCCATAGAAATGGATGCTGAATTACACGACTCTACTGTAGCTGCTGTAAGCCATTTGCCTCATGTTATATCTGCTACCTTGGTAAACCTAGTCAAAAAAAACAGTCAAAATAATATTTATATCAACAAGTTAGCAGCAGGAGGATTTAAAGATATAACCAGAATTTCTTCATCCAATCCAGAAATATGGAAAGATATATGTGACGCAAACTATAATGAAATAAAAAATCTGCTCCATCAATTTATTCAAATGCTCCATAATTTCTCTTTTTTGCTGGATAAAAAAGATTTAAAAGGGATATATGATTATTTCAAGCAGGCCAAAATATTTAGAGATGGATGGGCAGACAAAACAAAAGATGTAATATACAGGACATATGATGTCATTTTAGATATAGAAGATAAACCCGGCATCATAGGTGAGATAACTACAATATTGGGGAATAACAACATCAATATAAAAAATTTAAGCATTTTAAATAGCAGGGAACAGGAGCGTGGCTGTTTAAATATATCCTTTGAAGATTACCAAACAAGGGAATCCGCTTTTAACATCTTAAAAACTCAGGGTTATTCCTGCTATAAAAAATAA
- the aroF gene encoding 3-deoxy-7-phosphoheptulonate synthase — translation MVIVMEPDATQKQVDNISDMLKNLGLGVHISTGIHRTIIGVIGDKRVLSDTPIELLDGVEKVVPIIDSFKLVSKTFKPESSIIKVGNVKIGSDKVVIIAGPCAIENHDQLLSIAKDIKEKGAHILRGGAFKPRTSPYSFQGLEEQGLKFLHEAKMETGLPIVSEVISLKTLEIALKYVDMIQIGARNMQNFQLLREIGKTDKPVLLKRGLSATIEEWLNAAEYIMSEGNYNIVLCERGIRTFETYTRNTLDLSSVPIIKLKSHLPIIVDPSHATGSWKLVSPMSRAAIAAGADGLMVEVHPDPKHALSDGPQSITPKKFDELTEQIKQIASIMGRDLQK, via the coding sequence ATGGTAATAGTTATGGAACCGGATGCCACACAAAAACAGGTGGACAATATTTCTGATATGCTGAAAAATCTCGGTCTTGGTGTCCACATCTCTACAGGAATTCACAGGACTATAATCGGTGTGATAGGCGATAAAAGGGTTTTGTCGGATACACCTATAGAGCTCTTGGATGGGGTAGAAAAAGTCGTCCCTATCATAGATTCTTTCAAATTGGTAAGCAAAACTTTCAAACCCGAATCCAGCATCATCAAGGTAGGTAATGTGAAGATAGGTTCTGATAAAGTTGTAATAATTGCTGGGCCCTGTGCCATAGAAAATCATGATCAGCTGCTTTCAATAGCTAAAGATATAAAAGAAAAAGGTGCTCATATTTTAAGGGGAGGGGCATTTAAACCTCGAACATCACCCTACTCGTTTCAAGGGCTAGAAGAACAAGGCTTAAAGTTTTTACATGAGGCTAAAATGGAAACAGGGCTACCTATAGTATCCGAGGTAATCAGTCTGAAAACATTGGAAATAGCTCTGAAATATGTAGACATGATTCAGATAGGCGCAAGAAACATGCAGAATTTCCAACTTCTTAGAGAAATAGGCAAAACAGATAAACCTGTTTTGCTCAAGAGAGGGCTATCAGCCACCATTGAAGAATGGCTGAACGCCGCAGAATATATCATGAGTGAAGGTAACTACAACATAGTGTTATGTGAAAGAGGTATAAGAACATTTGAAACTTATACCCGGAATACCCTTGACTTAAGTTCTGTACCTATCATCAAGCTTAAAAGTCATTTGCCAATAATAGTAGATCCCAGTCATGCTACCGGCAGCTGGAAGCTGGTATCTCCCATGTCCAGGGCGGCTATAGCTGCAGGGGCTGATGGTTTGATGGTGGAAGTACACCCTGATCCCAAACACGCACTTTCAGATGGTCCCCAGTCCATTACCCCTAAAAAATTCGATGAACTTACAGAGCAAATAAAACAAATAGCTTCGATAATGGGACGTGATCTCCAAAAATGA
- the hisC gene encoding histidinol-phosphate transaminase produces the protein MTIKHRKIINELSPYIPGKPIEEVKNELGLERVIKLASNENAIGCSPKAKQAISDTLDELALYPDGNCAQLREKISQKYNIEHDQILCGAGSDELIGIIAQTFIDKGDQVLMPYPSFPRYVSATKIMEGDPVELPLKNYTLDLESFARSITKKTKLIWLCNPNNPTGTMYSEQQQLDLLNNIPKDVLVVLDEAYAEYVTDQNYPNSIDLLEKFDNIIILKTFSKAYGLASLRAGYALSSPDIIDYLNRVRGPFNVNRLAHNAATAALDDTDFLQTVININEQGKKYLYQEFERLGLEYIPSQTNFIMVNVKMHSKIFFQECLKNGIIVRSGDIYGMDDWIRLTIGTAEQNEYFIECAQRILNI, from the coding sequence ATGACAATAAAACACAGAAAGATAATAAATGAACTATCGCCTTACATACCAGGCAAGCCTATAGAGGAAGTGAAAAATGAGCTAGGTCTGGAAAGGGTAATAAAACTTGCTTCTAACGAAAATGCTATCGGTTGTTCACCAAAAGCCAAACAAGCTATTTCTGATACATTAGATGAGCTGGCTCTTTATCCAGACGGAAATTGTGCCCAGCTTCGGGAAAAGATATCCCAAAAATATAACATAGAACATGACCAAATTCTATGCGGGGCAGGCTCTGATGAACTGATAGGCATAATCGCACAAACCTTTATCGATAAAGGTGACCAAGTACTAATGCCCTATCCCTCCTTCCCACGATATGTATCGGCAACAAAAATCATGGAAGGGGATCCAGTAGAACTTCCACTTAAAAACTACACATTGGATTTAGAGAGTTTCGCCCGCTCTATCACTAAAAAAACCAAATTGATATGGTTATGCAACCCAAACAATCCCACAGGCACTATGTATTCGGAACAACAACAGCTGGATCTGTTGAATAATATCCCAAAGGATGTACTGGTTGTTTTAGATGAAGCCTATGCAGAATATGTAACAGACCAAAATTATCCTAATTCAATAGATCTTCTAGAAAAATTCGATAATATAATAATACTCAAAACATTTTCAAAGGCATACGGCCTGGCCTCATTGAGAGCGGGATATGCACTATCAAGTCCGGACATAATAGACTATCTGAATAGAGTACGTGGTCCTTTCAACGTCAATAGACTGGCACATAATGCCGCAACAGCTGCTTTGGATGATACAGATTTTTTGCAAACTGTAATAAACATCAATGAACAAGGCAAAAAATATCTTTACCAAGAATTTGAACGTCTTGGATTGGAATACATACCCAGCCAAACAAATTTCATCATGGTAAATGTAAAAATGCACAGCAAAATATTCTTCCAAGAATGTCTCAAAAACGGCATCATAGTACGCTCAGGGGATATATATGGAATGGATGATTGGATACGACTCACCATCGGAACTGCTGAGCAAAATGAATATTTTATAGAATGTGCCCAGAGAATATTGAATATATAG
- the aroB gene encoding 3-dehydroquinate synthase — protein MEKIKVDLGKNSYHIYIEKSIIKDTHKIMDGIDSDKKILIISDENVIPIYGDMVKKNLQNQGYQVYEYILKPGEKSKHYLCAQPIYSFALDNQLTRKSSIITLGGGVAGDLGGFVAATYMRGINFIQIPTSLLAQVDSSIGGKVAVNHDKAKNIIGCFYQPKAVIIDPETLTTLPDKELYSGLAEVIKYGIIYDYRFLKWLYTNIDDILNYNYKALVHLIKTCCKIKSNVVEIDEHETGLRAILNFGHTVGHSIESSTGYNVYTHGQAVSIGMVVESLIALKLGLIEQSYFQLILKTLNKARLPTKFKDIDTELLYNNMGRDKKNISGKITFILPTSLGKVDVFRDVDKDTVMWALGQRIL, from the coding sequence GTGGAAAAAATAAAAGTTGATCTGGGTAAAAACAGTTATCATATTTATATAGAAAAATCGATAATTAAAGATACCCACAAGATAATGGATGGAATAGATAGCGATAAAAAAATACTGATAATCTCTGATGAAAATGTAATTCCCATATATGGAGATATGGTTAAAAAAAATCTCCAAAATCAAGGCTATCAAGTATATGAATATATTTTAAAACCAGGGGAAAAAAGCAAGCATTACCTTTGCGCCCAGCCTATATATTCGTTCGCTCTGGATAACCAGCTCACACGCAAATCCTCCATCATCACCCTTGGCGGAGGAGTGGCAGGTGATCTAGGCGGGTTTGTGGCAGCTACTTATATGCGGGGAATAAATTTCATCCAAATTCCCACTTCGCTTTTGGCACAAGTAGATAGCAGCATCGGAGGTAAAGTGGCAGTGAACCATGACAAAGCCAAAAATATAATCGGATGCTTTTACCAACCGAAAGCAGTCATAATAGATCCGGAAACATTAACCACTCTCCCTGATAAAGAGCTTTACTCCGGCCTAGCCGAAGTTATAAAATATGGCATCATATACGATTATAGGTTTTTAAAATGGCTGTATACAAATATTGATGATATTTTAAATTATAACTATAAAGCTTTAGTGCACCTTATAAAAACATGCTGTAAAATCAAATCAAACGTTGTTGAAATAGATGAGCATGAAACAGGATTGAGAGCTATACTGAACTTTGGACACACTGTAGGCCATAGTATTGAAAGTTCTACAGGTTACAATGTCTATACGCATGGCCAAGCAGTTTCCATTGGAATGGTGGTTGAAAGTCTTATAGCTCTAAAACTAGGTCTAATAGAACAAAGTTACTTCCAGCTTATATTAAAAACATTAAATAAAGCCAGGCTACCCACAAAATTTAAAGATATCGATACAGAATTATTATATAATAACATGGGAAGGGATAAAAAAAATATATCAGGAAAAATAACATTTATACTCCCTACCAGTTTAGGCAAAGTGGATGTTTTCAGGGACGTGGACAAAGACACAGTAATGTGGGCCCTCGGTCAAAGGATACTATAA
- the aroC gene encoding chorismate synthase: MLRFLDAGESHGKALTAIIEGMPANLNVSIDKINDDLFRRQQGHGRGKRMSIESDKVEILSGIRNSRTLGSPITLQIYNRDWGNWHNIMHPLNAEQELKAVKMPRPGHADLAGYIKYRQKDIRNILERASARETAIRTAVGSLAGQLLERLNIKIASHVIQIGEASLHSLNYDRDIKQIISDADKSPVRCIDKTTESQMISAIDDAKANGDTIGGIFEIIIEGLPAGIGSHVHWDRKLDASLCYSLMSIQGIKGVEVGLGFKSAELNGSSVHDEIFYKPDRNFFRKTNNAGGIEGGISNGEQIVLKAAMKPIPTLYKPLNSIHVESKDNIKASIERSDACAVPAASIVGKCAVSWSIACAVVEKFGGDCMEELEYNYNTYIEYINSL, from the coding sequence ATGTTAAGATTTCTTGACGCTGGCGAATCCCATGGAAAAGCGTTAACTGCTATTATCGAGGGTATGCCTGCAAATCTGAATGTTTCCATTGACAAGATAAATGATGATCTCTTTAGGCGGCAACAGGGACATGGGAGAGGAAAGAGAATGTCCATAGAATCTGATAAAGTTGAAATATTAAGTGGTATAAGAAATTCGCGTACACTTGGAAGTCCTATAACTCTACAAATATATAACAGAGATTGGGGTAATTGGCACAACATAATGCATCCTTTAAACGCGGAACAAGAACTCAAAGCAGTCAAAATGCCTAGACCTGGTCATGCTGACCTTGCTGGATATATTAAGTATAGGCAAAAAGATATCAGAAATATACTGGAAAGAGCAAGTGCTAGGGAAACAGCCATAAGAACTGCAGTAGGTTCTCTTGCAGGGCAACTGCTGGAACGGCTGAACATCAAAATTGCAAGCCATGTAATACAAATAGGAGAAGCAAGTCTTCATTCCTTAAATTATGATAGGGATATAAAACAGATCATCTCCGATGCCGATAAATCTCCTGTGAGATGTATAGATAAAACAACTGAGTCACAAATGATAAGTGCAATTGATGATGCAAAAGCAAACGGTGATACTATAGGTGGCATATTTGAAATAATAATTGAAGGTCTACCTGCAGGTATAGGCAGCCATGTACATTGGGACAGAAAGTTGGATGCCTCTCTGTGTTATTCTTTGATGAGCATACAGGGAATCAAAGGGGTAGAAGTAGGATTGGGATTTAAAAGTGCAGAACTTAACGGTTCATCTGTCCATGATGAAATATTCTATAAGCCTGATCGGAACTTTTTCAGAAAGACAAATAATGCAGGCGGAATAGAAGGCGGAATATCAAATGGTGAACAGATAGTATTGAAAGCAGCCATGAAACCCATCCCCACCTTATATAAACCATTAAACAGCATACATGTGGAATCTAAAGACAATATAAAAGCATCGATAGAAAGGTCTGACGCCTGCGCAGTGCCCGCTGCAAGCATCGTTGGAAAATGTGCAGTATCTTGGAGCATCGCCTGTGCAGTGGTAGAAAAATTTGGCGGCGATTGTATGGAGGAATTAGAATATAATTATAACACATATATAGAATATATAAATTCTCTTTAA
- the fusA gene encoding elongation factor G: MNKYQKDKIRNIAMIGHGGDGKTTLTEAMLFNANATDRFGKVEDGTTVSDFDQEEIRRQISISTSVAPCEWKNHKINIIDTPGYFDFVGEMLEGVRVADGAVIVLSAVSGVVVGTEKAWDYTTQRDMPKMFFINQMDRENANFNKTIEQLKEKYGTAIAPLQVPIMDGAKFKGFVDVVNMRAREFDGKNIKDIDIPSGMEEQISPVREMIVEAVAENDDELLEKYFAGEELTNEEIRNGLRDGVVKGRIVPVMCGAAAINAGVQVLMDNILDFMPSPVDRPCQVAQKLDSDEQIELNVDEKGPFAALVFKTIADPFVGKLSIFKVYSGEINSDSVVYNPNREQKEKVAQIYFMKGKKQISTDKVSAGDIAAVSKLQYTMTGDTLCDPSNKVKLDEIDFPETSISMAVQPKSQGDEEKISSGLQRLSEEDPTFKIEKNAETKELLISGVGELHLEVITKRLQNKFGVEVVLNEPKIPYRETIKKKVSSEGKHKKQSGGHGQYGHVFINFEPAPEDAEEDFVFVDKIVGGVVPRQYIPAVEKGLKECIEQGVLAGYPVVKLQCTLYDGSYHPVDSSEMAFKVAASIAYKKGLAEANPVILEPVMRVEVLVPEEYMGDVIGDINRRRGRILGMNPKGSQQQVVAEVPQAEMFRYTTDLRSMTQARGSFTARFERYEEVPPNIAEKIIEESKKEE, from the coding sequence ATGAACAAATACCAAAAGGACAAGATAAGAAACATAGCAATGATCGGGCATGGAGGAGATGGAAAGACTACATTAACAGAGGCAATGTTATTTAATGCAAATGCAACAGACCGTTTTGGGAAAGTGGAAGACGGCACAACAGTTTCGGACTTTGATCAAGAGGAGATAAGAAGGCAGATATCAATTTCCACTTCTGTAGCACCCTGTGAATGGAAGAATCATAAAATTAATATAATAGATACTCCCGGATATTTTGATTTTGTAGGGGAGATGCTTGAAGGTGTTAGGGTTGCAGATGGAGCTGTGATTGTGTTGAGTGCTGTGTCCGGTGTTGTAGTTGGTACTGAAAAGGCATGGGATTATACAACTCAAAGGGATATGCCCAAGATGTTTTTTATAAATCAGATGGACAGGGAAAATGCAAACTTCAATAAGACTATTGAGCAATTAAAGGAAAAGTATGGGACAGCGATTGCACCGCTTCAGGTTCCAATAATGGATGGTGCAAAGTTTAAAGGTTTTGTTGATGTGGTGAATATGAGGGCAAGGGAATTTGATGGGAAAAATATCAAAGATATAGATATCCCCTCAGGAATGGAGGAACAGATATCTCCTGTAAGAGAGATGATTGTCGAAGCTGTTGCGGAAAATGATGATGAGCTGTTAGAAAAGTATTTTGCAGGAGAAGAGCTGACCAATGAGGAAATACGTAATGGCTTACGTGACGGTGTGGTAAAGGGAAGAATAGTGCCTGTGATGTGTGGAGCAGCGGCTATAAATGCAGGTGTCCAGGTACTTATGGACAATATTTTGGATTTTATGCCTTCGCCCGTTGATAGGCCTTGCCAGGTAGCCCAGAAGCTGGATTCTGATGAACAAATTGAATTAAATGTAGACGAGAAAGGTCCTTTTGCTGCACTTGTGTTCAAGACTATAGCTGATCCTTTTGTTGGTAAATTATCTATCTTTAAGGTGTACTCAGGTGAAATTAATTCTGATTCTGTTGTGTATAATCCAAACAGGGAACAAAAAGAGAAGGTTGCTCAAATTTATTTTATGAAGGGCAAAAAACAAATAAGCACAGACAAGGTATCTGCCGGTGATATTGCTGCAGTTTCCAAGTTACAGTACACAATGACAGGCGATACATTATGTGATCCATCAAACAAGGTAAAGCTAGATGAAATAGATTTCCCTGAAACATCTATTTCTATGGCGGTTCAGCCCAAATCGCAGGGAGATGAAGAAAAGATTTCTTCTGGTCTGCAGAGACTTTCTGAAGAGGATCCCACTTTTAAAATAGAGAAAAATGCAGAAACTAAGGAATTACTTATTTCAGGTGTAGGAGAATTACATCTAGAAGTTATAACAAAAAGACTCCAGAACAAATTTGGTGTAGAGGTAGTGTTAAACGAACCTAAAATACCTTATAGAGAAACTATAAAAAAGAAAGTGAGTTCTGAAGGGAAACATAAAAAACAAAGTGGAGGACATGGACAATATGGCCATGTATTTATAAATTTTGAACCTGCTCCTGAAGATGCAGAAGAGGATTTTGTATTTGTTGATAAAATTGTAGGTGGAGTTGTCCCAAGGCAATATATCCCGGCAGTGGAAAAAGGCTTAAAGGAGTGTATAGAGCAAGGTGTGTTAGCGGGATATCCTGTAGTTAAACTTCAGTGTACATTATACGACGGTTCGTATCATCCTGTCGATTCTTCAGAAATGGCTTTCAAGGTTGCTGCTTCCATAGCATACAAAAAAGGTTTAGCAGAAGCTAACCCGGTTATATTAGAACCCGTGATGCGTGTTGAGGTGCTTGTCCCAGAAGAATATATGGGTGATGTAATAGGCGATATAAATAGAAGACGAGGCAGGATATTAGGAATGAACCCTAAAGGCTCTCAGCAGCAAGTAGTTGCAGAAGTTCCCCAGGCTGAAATGTTCAGATATACAACTGACTTAAGGTCTATGACTCAGGCAAGAGGCAGTTTTACTGCACGTTTTGAAAGGTATGAAGAAGTGCCTCCGAATATTGCTGAAAAGATCATCGAAGAAAGCAAAAAAGAAGAGTAA